The Desulfitobacterium chlororespirans DSM 11544 genome includes a region encoding these proteins:
- a CDS encoding ABC transporter substrate-binding protein: MRKKLISMLLAASLLVTFTTACSPSASTPGGKESAPETSAQGDPGQDKLISFTDSAGRTVEVPANITRIAASGTMAQIVLFPLAADQFVGLAGKWDPSAQEYLDQQYANLPILGQFYGKGDLNLEEIAKADPQIIIDIGDTKPSIAEDMDGIMNQVGIPTVHIGATTETMPETYRTLGKLLNKEAEAEVLAQYCEEVFKKTEDIMAKVGEDGKANLLYCLGENGLNVLAKGSYHAEILDQISNNAAVINDVSSKGNGNPVDMEQIILWDPDVIVFAPDSIYSTVSGEKSWQEVKAIKNGKYYEVPLGPYNWMGSPPSVNRYIGMIWLTQLLYPEQAQYDLYKETARYYKLFYHSDLTEEQYKALVENSVFK, from the coding sequence ATGAGGAAAAAACTTATTTCCATGCTCTTGGCTGCTTCTCTCCTGGTAACCTTCACCACTGCCTGCAGTCCAAGCGCATCCACCCCCGGCGGCAAGGAATCCGCTCCGGAAACTTCCGCTCAGGGAGATCCTGGCCAGGACAAATTGATAAGCTTTACAGATTCAGCCGGGCGCACTGTAGAAGTTCCCGCCAACATCACCCGGATTGCAGCCTCAGGCACCATGGCTCAAATCGTACTCTTTCCTTTAGCCGCCGATCAGTTTGTCGGCTTAGCCGGCAAGTGGGACCCTTCTGCCCAAGAATACCTGGACCAGCAATATGCTAACCTGCCCATACTGGGACAGTTTTATGGCAAAGGCGACCTCAATCTTGAGGAAATCGCCAAAGCAGATCCTCAGATCATTATCGATATTGGCGACACAAAACCCAGCATTGCTGAGGATATGGATGGCATCATGAATCAGGTGGGCATCCCCACAGTCCATATCGGAGCGACCACCGAGACGATGCCCGAAACCTACAGAACTTTAGGCAAGCTGCTTAATAAAGAGGCAGAGGCTGAAGTCCTTGCCCAGTACTGTGAAGAAGTATTTAAGAAGACCGAGGATATTATGGCCAAGGTCGGAGAAGACGGCAAGGCTAATCTGCTTTATTGCCTCGGTGAAAATGGCCTGAATGTCCTGGCGAAAGGCTCTTACCATGCTGAAATTCTCGATCAGATAAGCAATAACGCCGCCGTTATCAATGATGTCTCCAGCAAAGGCAATGGCAACCCTGTGGATATGGAGCAAATCATTTTATGGGACCCCGATGTGATTGTCTTTGCCCCGGATAGCATCTACAGCACTGTCTCCGGAGAAAAATCCTGGCAGGAAGTAAAAGCCATTAAAAACGGCAAATATTATGAAGTTCCCCTGGGTCCCTATAACTGGATGGGAAGCCCCCCTTCAGTCAATCGTTATATCGGCATGATTTGGCTTACCCAGCTTCTCTATCCGGAGCAAGCTCAATACGATCTCTATAAAGAGACAGCACGCTACTATAAGCTATTCTATCATAGTGATCTGACCGAAGAGCAATACAAGGCTCTTGTAGAAAACTCTGTTTTTAAATAA
- a CDS encoding ABC transporter ATP-binding protein has protein sequence MSIEVSNLSFGYDERLILKDISFSAEDYELLSILGPNGVGKSTLFRCILGLLHGYKGRISLNNLDVKHMGIKDMASCVAYIPQSHYPSFNYSVFDMVLMGTAIQVSTLSKPGSKQIHLAEAAMERLGITHLKNRGYTQISGGERQLVLIARALVQEAKILILDEPTANLDFGNQIRVLNQIKALAKDGYTVVQSTHNPDQTFLFSDKVLAMKDGKVLAYGQPHQIYSENLIKTLYGVDVEIQSLYKDQVRVCVPKSILKADSLRESCS, from the coding sequence TTGAGTATTGAAGTATCCAACCTTAGCTTTGGCTATGACGAACGGCTTATTCTCAAGGATATTAGTTTCTCAGCAGAGGATTATGAGCTGTTATCGATTTTAGGCCCCAACGGAGTAGGGAAAAGTACTTTATTTCGTTGTATACTCGGTTTGCTTCATGGGTACAAGGGACGAATCTCTCTGAATAACCTGGATGTAAAACATATGGGGATCAAGGACATGGCCAGTTGTGTCGCTTATATCCCGCAGTCTCATTACCCCTCATTTAATTACAGCGTATTTGACATGGTGCTGATGGGGACCGCCATACAGGTATCCACCCTCTCCAAACCAGGCAGCAAGCAAATTCACCTTGCTGAGGCAGCTATGGAAAGGCTGGGAATCACCCATCTTAAAAACAGAGGCTATACTCAGATAAGCGGCGGGGAGAGGCAACTCGTACTCATCGCCCGGGCCTTGGTTCAGGAAGCTAAAATACTTATTCTTGACGAACCTACCGCCAACTTGGATTTTGGCAATCAGATCCGGGTCCTAAACCAGATCAAGGCTCTGGCCAAAGATGGCTACACGGTTGTTCAATCCACCCACAATCCCGATCAAACCTTTCTCTTTTCCGATAAAGTATTGGCGATGAAGGATGGCAAGGTTCTCGCTTATGGACAGCCTCATCAGATCTATTCGGAAAACCTGATTAAAACCCTTTACGGAGTGGACGTTGAGATTCAAAGTCTCTACAAGGATCAGGTAAGAGTCTGCGTTCCCAAGAGCATTCTTAAAGCGGATTCTCTCCGTGAAAGCTGCTCTTAA
- a CDS encoding FecCD family ABC transporter permease, with translation MKHKNQGISMVIGLGLLLLITIIISFQLGRYPIPPKELFGILLSKIFPVEQFWADRLEIVLINIRLPRILLACLVGCCLSAAGAAYQGVFQNPMASPDILGASSGAAFGAALAILNHGGNSLIILSAFTFSLLTVAIIYFISKKAKGNNLLGLILAGIMVSSLFSAGTSFIKLVADPNDQLPVITYWLMGSLSGSKLSDIAFAALPMAVGLIPLLLLRWRLNILTLGDDEAKTMGVNAKQIRLLVIICATFITAASVSVSGVIGWVGLVIPHLARRLVGSNYTTLMPATMLTGAIFLLIVDNFSRNLLTTEIPLGILTALVGAPFFIYLITRRGETY, from the coding sequence ATGAAGCATAAAAACCAAGGCATCTCTATGGTTATAGGTCTTGGGCTCCTTTTACTGATAACCATCATTATTTCTTTTCAGCTTGGCCGTTATCCCATTCCACCCAAGGAATTGTTCGGAATTCTCTTATCTAAAATTTTTCCCGTCGAACAATTTTGGGCCGACCGTCTAGAGATTGTCCTGATAAACATTCGCTTACCCCGGATCCTTTTGGCTTGTTTAGTCGGCTGCTGCCTATCGGCTGCCGGAGCCGCTTACCAGGGCGTTTTTCAAAATCCCATGGCCTCTCCCGACATTCTGGGAGCTTCATCAGGAGCTGCTTTTGGTGCTGCTCTGGCTATACTTAATCACGGCGGCAATAGCTTAATCATCCTGAGTGCCTTTACGTTCAGCCTCCTTACCGTAGCTATTATTTATTTTATCAGCAAAAAAGCCAAGGGCAATAACCTGCTTGGTCTGATCTTAGCCGGAATTATGGTGAGTTCACTTTTTTCAGCCGGTACCTCGTTTATTAAGTTAGTCGCCGACCCTAATGATCAGCTGCCGGTGATCACGTATTGGCTGATGGGCAGTTTATCCGGGTCGAAACTGAGCGATATTGCTTTCGCTGCTCTGCCCATGGCCGTCGGCTTAATCCCCTTGCTGCTCCTGCGCTGGCGGCTCAACATTCTCACCCTTGGTGATGATGAAGCTAAAACGATGGGGGTTAATGCCAAACAAATCCGCCTGCTGGTCATTATCTGTGCCACCTTTATTACAGCGGCCAGCGTCTCAGTAAGCGGTGTGATCGGCTGGGTCGGTTTGGTCATTCCTCATCTGGCCCGCAGACTTGTGGGAAGCAACTATACGACACTGATGCCGGCTACGATGCTTACGGGAGCAATCTTTCTCCTTATTGTCGACAATTTTTCCCGCAATTTGCTCACCACAGAAATTCCTCTGGGAATTCTTACCGCCTTAGTCGGAGCTCCCTTCTTTATCTATCTGATTACACGAAGGGGGGAGACCTATTGA
- a CDS encoding GTP-binding protein, protein MKLITVAGPPSSGKTSVILRLVESMPEKKKIGVVKFDCLTSFDNLSYEEAGIPVQTGFSGKICPDHFFVSNIEDAVQWGIQSGYELLITESAGLCNRCSPYIKGILSICVIDNLSGINTPRKIGPMLKFADIVVVTKGDIVSQAEREVFAFNITQVNPAARIVFVNGITGQGAFILAKHLQQARDIETTRDMKLRFTTPAAVCSYCTGETRIGEPYQMGMMKKMEFGNDEKQ, encoded by the coding sequence ATGAAGCTTATTACTGTGGCGGGGCCCCCGTCATCAGGCAAGACTTCAGTCATCTTAAGGCTGGTCGAGTCTATGCCGGAAAAGAAGAAGATTGGTGTCGTTAAATTTGACTGTTTGACTTCTTTTGATAATTTGAGCTATGAAGAGGCAGGGATCCCTGTGCAGACCGGCTTTTCGGGGAAAATCTGCCCGGATCATTTCTTTGTCAGCAATATTGAAGATGCAGTGCAGTGGGGGATTCAATCAGGTTATGAACTGCTGATCACAGAAAGTGCGGGGTTATGCAACCGTTGTTCCCCTTATATAAAAGGCATTCTGTCCATTTGTGTCATCGATAATCTGTCCGGTATCAATACCCCCCGCAAAATTGGGCCGATGCTGAAATTTGCCGATATCGTTGTGGTCACTAAGGGAGATATTGTCTCCCAGGCCGAGCGGGAGGTCTTTGCCTTTAATATCACCCAGGTTAATCCCGCCGCCCGGATTGTCTTTGTCAATGGCATCACCGGACAGGGGGCCTTTATCCTTGCCAAGCATTTGCAACAGGCCAGGGACATTGAAACCACCCGGGATATGAAACTGCGCTTCACCACACCGGCAGCGGTCTGTTCCTACTGCACAGGTGAGACGAGGATTGGGGAGCCCTATCAGATGGGAATGATGAAGAAGATGGAGTTTGGCAATGATGAAAAGCAATGA
- a CDS encoding ATP-binding cassette domain-containing protein: MKSNDFLHLVHNQSLKDVLEEYPIGVDFLTNLRLGDIKAELTLPEALQEADQEALAEFGMDPFGVVQGFCQFLETFSQQKGSREGISFLTIHGGYNKRKEPEDINLTIYPGEIISIVGPTGSGKSRLLNDIECLAQGDTPTGRVIRINGAELDDLQRFEMEGKLVAQLSQNMNFVMDLTVREFLEMHAKSRLIHHAENIIDRCFQCANNLAGEKFAEETKVTQLSGGQSRALMIADTAFISESPIVLIDEIENAGIDRRQAITLLADREKIILISTHDPLLGLSADKRIVIKDGGIAKVIHTTEEERASLKTIEKLDNVLGELRNRLRLGEMIDQLPDWAVIE, from the coding sequence ATGAAAAGCAATGATTTTTTGCATCTGGTCCATAACCAAAGCCTAAAGGATGTGCTTGAGGAGTATCCGATTGGAGTCGATTTCCTGACTAATTTACGCTTGGGGGATATCAAGGCCGAACTGACCCTGCCGGAAGCATTGCAGGAGGCGGATCAGGAAGCTCTCGCCGAGTTTGGCATGGATCCTTTCGGAGTAGTGCAGGGTTTTTGCCAGTTTCTGGAGACCTTTTCGCAGCAGAAAGGCTCTCGTGAAGGGATTTCTTTTCTGACCATTCACGGAGGATACAATAAGCGGAAAGAACCTGAGGACATCAATCTCACCATTTATCCCGGTGAGATTATCAGTATTGTCGGCCCCACCGGATCGGGAAAGAGCCGGTTGCTTAATGATATCGAGTGCCTGGCTCAAGGAGATACGCCGACCGGCAGAGTGATCCGGATCAACGGAGCGGAACTGGATGATCTTCAGCGTTTTGAGATGGAAGGGAAATTGGTGGCCCAGCTGTCCCAAAACATGAACTTCGTTATGGATTTGACGGTTCGTGAGTTCCTAGAAATGCATGCCAAGAGCAGGTTGATTCACCATGCGGAGAATATAATTGATCGATGCTTTCAATGCGCCAATAATCTGGCTGGAGAAAAATTTGCCGAGGAGACAAAAGTAACCCAACTCAGCGGCGGACAATCTCGGGCCTTGATGATCGCCGACACAGCGTTTATCAGCGAGTCTCCCATTGTCTTGATCGACGAAATAGAGAACGCGGGAATTGATCGGAGGCAAGCCATCACCCTCTTAGCCGATCGGGAAAAGATTATCTTGATTTCCACTCATGATCCCCTCCTGGGCTTAAGCGCCGATAAACGGATTGTGATTAAGGACGGTGGAATTGCCAAAGTCATCCATACAACAGAGGAAGAAAGAGCCAGCCTAAAAACCATCGAAAAACTGGATAATGTCCTGGGGGAATTGAGAAACCGTCTGCGCTTGGGAGAGATGATTGACCAGCTGCCGGATTGGGCGGTCATTGAATAA
- a CDS encoding DUF364 domain-containing protein — protein MWEIYDAMLNGIPEDFLVDELVCGTTHSVIRSGNGVGLGPNRPFETRMPMLTQNLLGLPLRVAAGCVKSWNYVEASIGLAAINAYYNNPQVAREHGVVFPDAKRVEDRMNDPFIMSQNEVKGKKVGVVGHFPHLESLLEPICDLSILEWSPEEGDYPLPASEFILPECDYVYITCASVVDKTLPRLLELSRNARRITLVGPGTPLAPVLFEHGLQELSGFMVKDNARAFRIVAGAEKVKIYSAGQKVTIKK, from the coding sequence ATGTGGGAAATCTATGACGCCATGCTCAACGGGATTCCTGAAGATTTTTTGGTGGATGAGCTGGTCTGCGGAACGACCCATTCGGTGATTCGCAGCGGGAACGGAGTGGGTCTGGGCCCCAATCGCCCCTTTGAAACAAGAATGCCCATGCTCACCCAAAACTTGTTAGGCCTGCCATTGCGGGTAGCAGCCGGCTGCGTCAAGTCCTGGAATTATGTTGAAGCTTCCATCGGTTTGGCGGCCATCAACGCCTATTACAACAATCCTCAAGTAGCAAGAGAACATGGTGTCGTCTTCCCGGATGCCAAAAGGGTCGAGGACCGTATGAACGACCCCTTTATCATGTCCCAGAATGAAGTGAAAGGTAAAAAGGTTGGAGTAGTGGGTCACTTCCCCCATTTGGAAAGCCTTCTGGAGCCGATCTGCGATCTTTCTATTCTGGAATGGAGTCCGGAGGAAGGGGACTATCCCCTGCCGGCCAGTGAGTTTATTCTGCCGGAGTGTGACTATGTCTATATCACTTGCGCTTCGGTAGTGGATAAGACGCTGCCCAGGCTCCTGGAATTGTCAAGGAACGCCCGACGGATCACGTTGGTTGGCCCGGGGACCCCGTTGGCTCCTGTACTTTTTGAGCATGGGCTTCAAGAGCTTTCAGGCTTTATGGTTAAAGATAATGCCCGGGCTTTTCGAATCGTAGCCGGGGCCGAGAAAGTGAAGATATATTCCGCGGGACAGAAGGTGACGATAAAAAAATAA
- a CDS encoding class I SAM-dependent methyltransferase, producing MNFEWNENTVRWYQDAERYTGFFKNIAELVGPKVAEYSSLCDIGCGIGLVDSQLSKYIDRITCIDSHPYAIEMLRQRIQAEKIRNITPVLMDCNAIEERWDVIFISFFGSRELEQFLPRCKRLIAVVGRKSQTELYPEKYRKFQKNTSEEVEENLNSKGIPYSLTETAFEFGQPFRSEEDARDFIRTQSHDINPGDLEDFLSERLVETGKEDFPFYLPRQKAVGIFEIEGRL from the coding sequence ATGAATTTCGAATGGAATGAAAATACGGTGAGATGGTATCAGGACGCGGAAAGGTATACCGGTTTTTTCAAGAATATTGCTGAGTTGGTAGGCCCTAAAGTGGCTGAGTACTCTTCTTTATGTGATATTGGCTGCGGAATAGGACTGGTGGATTCACAACTGAGCAAATACATTGACCGCATTACCTGCATCGACAGTCATCCCTATGCCATTGAGATGCTTAGACAAAGGATTCAGGCTGAAAAGATCAGAAATATCACCCCTGTGCTGATGGATTGCAACGCCATCGAGGAGCGGTGGGATGTTATCTTTATCAGTTTTTTCGGCAGTCGTGAGTTGGAACAATTCTTGCCCCGCTGTAAAAGACTTATCGCTGTGGTGGGCAGAAAGAGCCAGACAGAGCTCTATCCGGAAAAGTATCGGAAATTCCAGAAAAACACGTCTGAAGAGGTAGAGGAAAATTTGAACAGCAAGGGCATACCTTATTCCCTTACCGAAACGGCTTTTGAATTTGGCCAGCCCTTCCGGTCGGAGGAAGATGCCCGGGACTTTATCAGGACTCAATCCCATGATATCAACCCCGGAGATTTGGAAGATTTTCTATCGGAACGTCTTGTGGAAACAGGCAAAGAAGATTTTCCCTTCTATCTGCCGCGCCAAAAGGCTGTAGGAATATTTGAAATCGAAGGGAGGCTGTAA
- a CDS encoding nucleoside-triphosphatase, with product MHIFLTGEIQVGKSTIVDKALALCNVTYAGFRTYFGPDRGSPNRRLYLAAASGEKVYQEENSVVHFCENSPPQVFTERFDGYGAELVRCAGNQARLIVMDECGSLEREALVFQQEILAAIEGPVPILGVLKQASSGWTDRIRCHPKVKLVSVCRENRDALPLIIALYLQQCF from the coding sequence ATGCACATCTTTTTGACCGGTGAGATCCAAGTGGGCAAAAGTACTATCGTCGATAAGGCACTGGCTCTTTGCAACGTAACCTACGCAGGATTCAGAACCTACTTTGGCCCGGACAGAGGTTCTCCCAACCGGCGGCTTTATCTGGCTGCGGCCTCGGGAGAGAAAGTCTATCAGGAAGAAAACAGTGTGGTTCATTTTTGTGAAAATAGTCCCCCCCAAGTCTTTACGGAGCGGTTCGATGGGTATGGGGCAGAGCTCGTTCGCTGTGCCGGAAACCAGGCCCGGCTTATCGTGATGGATGAATGCGGCAGTCTGGAGCGGGAAGCTCTTGTCTTTCAGCAGGAGATCTTAGCGGCCATAGAAGGTCCGGTTCCGATTCTTGGCGTGCTCAAGCAGGCCAGCAGCGGCTGGACAGACCGGATAAGATGCCATCCCAAGGTAAAGCTGGTTTCTGTGTGTCGGGAAAATCGGGATGCTCTCCCTCTCATCATTGCTTTATATCTGCAGCAGTGTTTTTAA
- a CDS encoding heterodisulfide reductase-related iron-sulfur binding cluster produces the protein MLGIPTFAERPDAEYLFFPGCNSFADRSKWEWNMVCMQLLRDRKIDFAVLGKDQWCCGDKACQLGYGELSDLISQRNITAWHELKIKKIVTSCPRCFYNFQHKYRRYGGNFEVILLSEPCDEFQYNEAETSNEKKSSIQTLQEGVW, from the coding sequence ATGTTGGGGATACCGACTTTTGCAGAAAGACCTGATGCCGAATATTTGTTTTTTCCCGGATGTAATTCCTTTGCTGACAGATCAAAATGGGAATGGAACATGGTCTGTATGCAGTTGCTTAGGGATAGAAAAATCGATTTTGCCGTTCTGGGTAAAGATCAGTGGTGTTGTGGGGATAAAGCCTGCCAATTGGGCTATGGAGAGCTTTCAGATTTAATAAGCCAAAGAAATATTACGGCTTGGCATGAGTTGAAAATAAAGAAGATCGTGACAAGTTGTCCCCGTTGTTTTTATAACTTCCAGCATAAATATCGCCGGTATGGCGGAAACTTCGAAGTTATCCTGCTTTCTGAACCTTGTGATGAGTTTCAATACAATGAGGCTGAGACGAGCAATGAAAAGAAATCGAGTATCCAGACTTTACAGGAAGGAGTTTGGTAA
- a CDS encoding DUF2325 domain-containing protein, producing the protein MKLAIIGGYNFERHSKSMGKLKNIELRFHDGVPKKNNKKVLENLIKDTDCVIIVQMVCSHSSMWDAKDVARKYNKKIYYSQAKGLASVLTMIEKEHGIRIA; encoded by the coding sequence ATGAAGTTAGCGATCATAGGCGGATATAATTTTGAGCGGCACAGCAAATCCATGGGCAAGCTGAAAAATATCGAACTGCGCTTCCACGACGGCGTACCCAAAAAAAACAACAAAAAGGTACTGGAAAATCTCATCAAGGACACAGATTGTGTGATTATCGTGCAAATGGTCTGTTCCCATTCCAGCATGTGGGATGCCAAAGATGTGGCCAGAAAATATAATAAGAAGATCTACTACTCCCAGGCGAAGGGACTTGCTTCAGTGCTGACTATGATTGAAAAAGAGCATGGGATTAGGATAGCTTAG
- the glyQ gene encoding glycine--tRNA ligase subunit alpha — protein MKFQDMILSLNQFWGEQGCIIAQPYDMEKGAGTFNPNTFLRALGPEPWKVAYIEPSRRPTDGRYGENPNRLQHYFQYQVIIKPSPDNIQELYLQSLERLGVNPKEHDIRFVEDNWESPTLGAWGLGWEVWLDGMEVTQFTYFQQCGGIDCKPVCAEITYGLERLAMYIQNKESVYDIEYVGDITYGDIYLQNEIDYSHYNFEAADVEALQTWFEMYEKEAIRIVEKGLVLPAYDYVLKCSHTFNLLDARGAISVTERTGYIARVRNLARLCAQAYVEQRERLGYPLLKEQSGKEAE, from the coding sequence ATGAAATTTCAGGACATGATCCTTTCCCTGAATCAATTTTGGGGAGAACAAGGGTGCATCATTGCTCAGCCTTATGATATGGAAAAAGGCGCCGGAACCTTTAATCCCAACACCTTTTTACGTGCCCTGGGGCCTGAACCATGGAAAGTGGCTTATATCGAGCCTTCCCGTCGTCCTACGGATGGACGCTATGGGGAAAACCCCAACCGTTTACAGCATTATTTCCAATACCAAGTCATTATTAAGCCTTCGCCGGATAATATTCAGGAGCTCTATCTGCAAAGTCTGGAGCGTTTAGGCGTTAATCCCAAAGAGCATGATATTCGCTTTGTGGAAGACAACTGGGAGTCTCCGACTCTGGGGGCCTGGGGGTTAGGTTGGGAAGTTTGGCTGGATGGCATGGAAGTTACTCAGTTCACCTACTTTCAACAATGCGGGGGGATTGACTGCAAACCGGTCTGTGCCGAGATCACTTATGGTCTCGAGCGTTTGGCCATGTATATTCAAAACAAAGAGAGTGTCTATGATATTGAGTATGTAGGAGATATCACTTACGGCGATATCTACCTCCAAAACGAAATCGATTATTCTCATTACAATTTTGAAGCCGCCGATGTAGAAGCCCTGCAAACCTGGTTTGAAATGTATGAGAAGGAAGCCATTCGGATCGTGGAGAAAGGATTGGTCCTTCCTGCTTATGACTATGTCCTGAAATGCTCCCATACCTTCAACCTTCTCGATGCCCGCGGAGCCATCAGTGTGACCGAGCGAACGGGCTATATCGCCCGGGTCCGCAATTTGGCCCGTCTTTGCGCTCAGGCCTATGTAGAGCAACGTGAACGCTTAGGCTACCCCTTACTCAAAGAACAGTCCGGAAAGGAGGCCGAATAA
- the glyS gene encoding glycine--tRNA ligase subunit beta, protein MAKDFLLEIGTEEIPAKFAPGVLNQLREQAQKHCQDLRLDYQDLKVYTTPRRFAVLIQGLAEKQTDFTAEVKGPAVKAAYDAEGNPTKAAQGFARGQGVEPKDLFVQELNGVSYVYARKFELGQSTLQLLPKLCTDLITGLHFPKPMRWADLEFRFARPIRWIVALFGSEVIPFEFVGLVAGKASRGHRTLGGPVTLDNPADYEKQMLQAFVMVDPEQRRQSVWEQIHALAAKVGGDVEKDDDLLDEVTHIIEYPTALLGEVASNYMHLPEPVITTPMKEHQRYFPVRDKEGKLLPYFITVRNGDDHALAKVKAGNEKVLKARLEDAAFYYREDQKTPLAELVEKLDKVTYHEKLGSVRQRVERMRTLARGIAARLGMESEKQDLVERTALLAKADLVTLMVYDFPELQGIMGADYARMVGEKPEVCTGILEHYQPRFAGDDLPQSYTGQIVSVADKLDAIVGAFGIGIQPTGSQDPYALRRQAQGVVGIILEAGWDISLEQLIAASYVSFAEQGISLLPLADLQSALQDFFQQRLRFVLQEQGARYDTLDAVLAQGSNQITRAARKAQVLAAKRETTEFIPYSQAYIRCLNLSKKAQTQPLDPKNLIDPTEIALAAALVQRQEAFAALIEKGDYAEAYALASELIPMIEALFNAVMIMVEDESLKQARLALLGECVAILGCLGDLSLLA, encoded by the coding sequence ATGGCTAAGGATTTTCTCTTAGAGATTGGCACAGAAGAGATCCCGGCGAAATTTGCCCCGGGAGTGCTGAACCAACTTCGTGAGCAAGCCCAAAAACACTGTCAGGATCTGCGTCTGGATTATCAAGACCTGAAAGTTTACACTACACCCCGGCGTTTTGCCGTGCTTATTCAAGGCCTGGCCGAAAAACAAACGGATTTTACAGCAGAGGTCAAAGGGCCTGCCGTCAAAGCGGCTTATGATGCGGAGGGGAACCCTACCAAGGCTGCTCAAGGGTTTGCCCGGGGGCAAGGGGTGGAGCCCAAGGATCTTTTCGTTCAGGAATTAAACGGCGTGTCCTATGTCTATGCCCGGAAATTTGAGCTGGGCCAGTCTACTTTGCAATTATTACCCAAGCTTTGCACCGATCTGATCACCGGACTGCATTTTCCCAAGCCCATGCGCTGGGCCGATCTGGAGTTCCGCTTTGCCCGCCCCATTCGCTGGATCGTTGCCTTATTTGGCAGTGAGGTCATCCCCTTTGAGTTTGTGGGGCTGGTAGCAGGAAAAGCCTCCCGGGGACATCGTACCTTAGGCGGACCTGTAACTTTGGATAATCCGGCGGACTATGAAAAACAAATGCTGCAGGCCTTTGTCATGGTGGACCCGGAGCAGCGCCGCCAATCCGTCTGGGAGCAAATCCATGCCCTCGCCGCTAAAGTGGGCGGAGATGTGGAAAAGGATGACGATCTTTTGGATGAAGTAACCCATATCATCGAATATCCTACCGCTCTGCTCGGCGAAGTGGCTTCGAACTATATGCATCTGCCGGAACCGGTGATCACCACTCCGATGAAAGAGCATCAGCGCTATTTCCCCGTACGGGATAAAGAAGGCAAGCTGCTTCCCTATTTCATTACCGTACGCAATGGGGATGATCATGCCTTGGCGAAGGTCAAGGCCGGGAATGAGAAAGTTCTCAAAGCCCGCTTGGAAGATGCGGCCTTCTACTACCGTGAAGACCAGAAAACACCTCTTGCTGAGTTAGTCGAAAAGCTGGATAAAGTCACCTACCATGAGAAATTAGGCAGTGTCCGCCAGCGGGTCGAGCGGATGCGGACCCTGGCCCGGGGGATAGCAGCTCGGCTGGGGATGGAGAGCGAAAAGCAGGACTTGGTTGAGCGGACGGCACTGCTGGCCAAAGCGGATCTGGTGACGTTGATGGTCTATGATTTTCCGGAACTTCAAGGGATTATGGGAGCGGATTATGCCCGCATGGTTGGTGAAAAGCCCGAAGTCTGCACAGGCATTCTTGAACATTATCAGCCGCGTTTCGCTGGAGATGACTTGCCGCAATCCTACACCGGACAAATCGTCAGTGTTGCCGATAAGCTGGATGCGATCGTGGGTGCCTTTGGCATCGGGATTCAGCCTACCGGGTCTCAGGACCCCTATGCCTTAAGACGTCAAGCTCAAGGGGTCGTAGGGATCATTCTGGAAGCAGGCTGGGATATCTCTTTGGAACAGCTGATTGCTGCTTCTTATGTAAGCTTTGCTGAGCAAGGAATCAGTCTGCTTCCTTTAGCCGATCTGCAAAGTGCTCTCCAGGATTTCTTCCAGCAGCGGCTGCGTTTTGTGCTTCAGGAGCAAGGGGCGCGTTACGATACCCTTGATGCGGTCCTCGCCCAGGGCAGCAATCAAATCACGCGGGCAGCCAGGAAGGCCCAAGTTCTGGCAGCCAAGCGGGAAACAACGGAATTCATTCCCTACTCCCAAGCTTATATTCGCTGCTTGAATCTCAGTAAAAAGGCTCAAACTCAGCCTTTGGACCCTAAGAATCTTATCGATCCTACAGAAATTGCCCTGGCTGCAGCTCTTGTCCAGAGACAGGAAGCTTTTGCCGCCCTGATTGAAAAGGGTGACTACGCAGAAGCCTATGCTTTGGCTTCTGAACTCATCCCCATGATTGAAGCATTATTTAATGCGGTCATGATCATGGTGGAAGATGAGAGCCTCAAGCAAGCCCGTCTGGCTCTCCTCGGTGAATGCGTCGCCATCCTCGGCTGCCTGGGAGATCTCAGCCTCTTAGCATAA